In Physeter macrocephalus isolate SW-GA unplaced genomic scaffold, ASM283717v5 random_445, whole genome shotgun sequence, one genomic interval encodes:
- the BCL9L gene encoding B-cell CLL/lymphoma 9-like protein isoform X2 has protein sequence MHPENKLTNHGKTGNGGAQSQHQNVNQGPTCNLGSKGVGAGNHGAKANQISPSNSSLKNPQAGVPPFSSLKGKVKRERSVSVDSGEQREAGTPSLDSEAKEVAPRSKRRCVLERKQPYSGDEWCSGPDSEEDDKPIGATHNCNVADPAMAAPQLGPGQAAQLPLSESSAPGPPHGPPPGLRPDAPGGGGGGVPGKPPSQFVYVFTTHLANTAAEAVLQGRADSILAYHQQNVPRAKLDQAPKVPPTPEPLPLSTPSTGTPQSQPPPLPPPPPPAPGSAPPALPSEGPPEDTSQDLTPNSVGAASTGGGTGGTHPNTPTASTANNPLPPGGDPSSAPGPALLGEAPTGNGQRSLVGSEGLSKEQLEHRERSLQTLRDIERLLLRSGETEPFLKGPPGGAGEGGPPAQAPPAPQQPPTAPASGLKKYEEPLQSMISQTQSLGGPPLEHEVPGHPPGGDMGQQMNMMMQRLGQDSLTPEQVAWRKLQEEYYEEKRRKEEQIGLHGGRPLQDMMGMGGVMVRGPPPPYHSKPGDQWPPGMGAQLRGPMDVQDPMQLRGGPPFPGPRFPGNQMQRVSGFGGIQGMPMEVPMNAMQRPVRPGMGWTEDLPPMGGPGNFAQNAVPYPGGQGEAERFMTPRVREELLRHQLLEKRSLGMQRPLGMAGSGMGQGMEVERMMQAHRQMDPAMFPGQIAGGEGLAGTPMGMEFGGGRGLLSPPMGQSGLREVDPPMGPGNLNMNMNVNMNMNMNLNVQMTPQQQMLMSQKMRGPGDMMGPQGLSPEEMARVRAQNSSGMMGGPQKMLMPSQFPSQGQQGFSGGQAPYQAMPQEMGNTQDMFSPDQSSMPMANVGTTRLSHMPLPPASNPPGSVHSAPNRGLGRRPSDLTISINQMGSPGMGHLKSPTLSQVHSPLVTSPSANLKSPQTPSQMVPLPSANPPGPLKSPQVLSSSLSVRSPTGSPSRLKSPSMAVPSPGWVASPKTAMPSPGVPQNKQPPLNMNSSSTLGNVEQSALPPSGPRSSSSAPPANPPSGLMNPSLPFTSSPDPTPSQNPLSLMMSQMSKYAMPSSTPLYHNAIKTIATSDDELLPDRPLLPPPPPPPQGSGPGISNNQPTQMHLNSAAAQSPMGMNLPGQQPLSHDPPPTMLPSPTPLGSNIPLHPNAQGTGGPPQNSMMMAPGGPDSLNAPCGPVPNSSQMLPFPPRLQQPHGAMAPSGGGGGGPGLQQHYPSGMALPPEDLPSQPPGPLPPQQHLMGKSMAGRMGDAYPPGVLPGVASVLNDPELSEVIRPTPTGIPEFDLSRIIPSEKPSSTLQYFPKSENQPPKAQPPNLHLMNLQNMMAEQTPSRPPNLPGQQGVQRGLNMSMCHPGQMSLLGRTGVPSQQGMVPHGLHQGVMAPPQGLMTQQNFMLMKQRGVGGEVYSQPPHMLPPQGSLMGPPPQQNLMVSHPLRQRSVSLDSQMGYLPAPGGMANLPF, from the exons ATGCACCCAGAAAATAAGTTGACCAATCATGGCAAGACAGGGAATGGCGGGGCCCAATCCCAGCACCAGAATGTGAACCAAGGACCCACCTGCAACCTGGGCTCGAAGGGCGTGGGGGCGGGGAACCATGGGGCCAAGGCCAACCAGATATCACCTAGCAACTCAAGTCTGAAGAACCCCCAGGCAGGGGTGCCCCCTTTCAGCTCGCTCAAGGGCAAAGTGAAGAGGGAGCGGAGCGTGTCTGTGGACTCCGGAGAGCAGCGAGAGGCTGGGACACCGTCCCTGGATTCGGAGGCCAAAG AAGTGGCACCCCGGAGTAAGCGGCGTTGTGTGCTGGAGCGGAAGCAGCCATACAGTGGGGACGAATGGTGCTCAGGACCGGACAGCGAGGAGGATGACAAGCCCATTGGGGCCACCCACA ATTGTAATGTAGCAGACCCAGCCATGGCGGCCCCACAGCTGGGTCCTGGCCAAGCCGCCCAACTGCCCCTCAGTGAGAGCAGCGCACCAGGCCCCCCGCACGGGCCCCCGCCAGGCCTCCGGCCCGACGCCCCTGGGGGTGGAGGCGGGGGTGTCCCGGGAAAGCCTCCCTCACAGTTTGTGTATGTCTTCACCACCCACCTGGCCAACAC GGCTGCAGAGGCAGTGCTGCAGGGCCGGGCCGACTCCATCCTCGCCTACCACCAGCAGAACGTGCCCCGTGCCAAGCTGGACCAG GCCCCCAAAGTGCCACCCACCCCAGAACCGCTACCCCTGAGCACGCCATCAACAGGCACCCCTCAGTCCCAGCCTCCTCCACTGCCGCCAccgccacccccagccccaggcagcgcCCCCCCTGCTCTGCCTTCCGAGGGGCCTCCTGAGGACACCAGTCAGGACCTGACACCCAACTCGGTGGGAGCTGCCAGCACGGGTGGTGGCACTGGGGGTACCCACCCTAATACCCCTACAGCTTCCACCGCCAACAACCCGCTGCCTCCTGGAGGAGACCCCAGCAGCGCTCCCGGCCCTGCCCTGCTTGGGGAGGCCCCCACCGGCAATGGGCAGCGGAGCCTGGTGGGCTCAGAGGGCCTGTCCAAGGAGCAGCTGGAACATCGGGAGCGCTCCCTCCAGACGCTTCGAGACATTGAACGGCTGCTGCTGCGCAGCGGGGAGACTGAGCCCTTCCTCAAGGGGCCCCCCGGAGGAGCAGGCGAGGGGGGACCACCAGCAcaagcccctcctgccccccagcaGCCACCCACAGCCCCGGCCAGCGGGCTGAAGAAGTACGAGGAGCCCTTGCAGTCCATGATTTCGCAGACACAGAGCCTCGGGGGCCCCCCGCTGGAGCATGAAGTGCCTGGGCACCCCCCGGGTGGGGACATGGGGCAGCAGATGAACATGATGATGCAGAGGCTGGGCCAGGACAGCTTGACACCTGAGCAGGTGGCTTGGCGCAAGCTGCAGGAAGAGTACTACGAGGAGAAACGGCGGAAGGAGGAGCAGATCGGGCTGCACGGGGGCCGCCCGCTGCAGGACATGATGGGCATGGGGGGCGTGATGGTGAGGGGACCACCGCCTCCCTACCACAGCAAGCCTGGCGATCAGTGGCCCCCAGGGATGGGAGCCCAGCTGCGGGGGCCCATGGATGTCCAAGATCCCATGCAGCTCCGGGGTGGACCACCCTTCCCTGGACCCCGTTTCCCAGGCAACCAGATGCAACGGGTGTCTGGGTTTGGGGGTATACAGGGTATGCCCATGGAGGTGCCCATGAATGCCATGCAGAGGCCTGTGAGGCCGGGTATGGGCTGGACTGAAGACTTGCCCCCTATGGGGGGGCCTGGCAATTTTGCCCAGAATGCGGTGCCCTACCCAGGCGGGCAGGGTGAAGCCGAGCGATTTATGACCCCTCGGGTTCGTGAGGAGCTGCTGCGACACCAGCTGCTGGAGAAGCGGTCGTTGGGCATGCAGCGCCCCCTGGGCATGGCCGGCAGCGGCATGGGGCAGGGCATGGAGGTGGAACGGATGATGCAGGCGCACCGGCAGATGGATCCGGCCATGTTCCCCGGGCAGATAGCTGGCGGCGAGGGCCTGGCGGGCACTCCCATGGGCATGGAGTTTGGTGGAGGTCGGGGCCTCCTGAGTCCCCCCATGGGGCAGTCTGGGCTGAGGGAGGTGGACCCACCCATGGGGCCAGGCAACCTCAACATGAACATGAATGTGAACATGAACATGAACATGAACCTGAATGTGCAGATGACCCCACAGCAGCAGATGCTGATGTCGCAGAAGATGCGGGGCCCCGGGGACATGATGGGGCCGCAGGGCCTCAGTCCCGAGGAGATGGCCCGGGTGCGGGCCCAGAACAGCAGCGGCATGATGGGCGGCCCGCAGAAGATGCTTATGCCCTCACAGTTTCCCAGCCAGGGCCAGCAGGGATTCTCTGGGGGCCAGGCACCCTACCAAGCCATGCCCCAGGAAATGGGTAATACTCAAGACATGTTCAGCCCCGACCAGAGCTCAATGCCCATGGCAAACGTGGGTACCACCCGGCTCAGCCACATGCCCCTGCCTCCTGCGTCCAATCCGCCTGGCTCTGTACATTCAGCCCCAAACCGGGGGCTGGGCAGACGGCCTTCAGACCTCACCATCAGTATTAATCAGATGGGCTCACCGGGCATGGGGCATCTGAAGTCGCCCACCCTTAGCCAGGTACACTCACCCCTGGTCACCTCGCCCTCCGCCAACCTCAAGTCACCCCAGACTCCCTCACAGATGGTGCCCTTGCCTTCGGCCAACCCGCCAGGACCTCTCAAGTCACCCCAGGTCCTCAGCTCCTCTCTCAGCGTCCGTTCGCCCACCGGCTCGCCCAGCAGGCTTAAGTCTCCCTCCATGGCGGTGCCTTCTCCAGGCTGGGTCGCCTCGCCCAAGACAGCCATGCCCAGCCCCGGCGTGCCCCAGAACAAGCAGCCGCCTCTGAACATGAACTCTTCCAGCACCCTGGGCAACGTGGAACAGA GTGCCCTCCCGCCTAGCGGCCCCCGGAGCAGCTCTTCAGCGCCTCCCGCCAACCCTCCCAGCGGCCTCATGAACCCCAGCCTGCCATTCACTTCCTCCCCAGACCCCACGCCTTCCCAGAACCCCCTGTCACTGATGATGTCCCAGATGTCCAAGTACGCCATGCCCAGCTCCACCCCGCTCTACCACAATGCCATCAAGACCATCGCCACCTCAGACGACGAGCTGCTGCCCGATCGGCCCCTGCTccccccgccaccaccaccaccgcagggctctgggccag GGATCAGCAATAACCAGCCCACCCAGATGCACCTGAACTCAGCTGCTGCCCAGAGCCCCATGGGCATGAACCTGCCAGGCCAGCAGCCCCTGTCCCATGACCCCCCACCTACCATgttgccctcccccacccctctgggCTCCAACATTCCACTGCACCCCAATGCACAGGGGACAGGAGGGCCCCCTCAGAACTCAATGATGATGGCTCCAGGGGGCCCAGACTCCCTGAATGCCCCCTGCGGCCCTGTTCCCAACTCCTCCCAGATGCTGCCCTTCCCCCCTCGGCTGCAGCAGCCCCATGGTGCCATGGCCCCtagtgggggcgggggcgggggaccCGGCCTGCAGCAGCACTACCCTTCAGGCATGGCCCTGCCCCCAGAGGACCTGCCCAGCCAGCCACcaggccccctgcccccccagcaGCACCTGATGGGCAAAAGCATGGCCGGCCGCATGGGCGACGCGTACCCCCCAGGCGTGCTCCCCGGGGTGGCGTCAGTGCTGAACGACCCTGAGCTGAGCGAGGTGATCCGGCCCACCCCGACGGGGATCCCTGAGTTCGACTTGTCCAGGATCATCCCCTCGGAGAAGCCAAGCAGCACCCTCCAGTACTTCCCCAAGAGCGAGAACCAGCCCCCCAAGGCCCAGCCCCCCAATCTGCATCTCATGAACCTGCAGAACATGATGGCGGAGCAGACCCCCTCCCGGCCCCCCAACCTCCCGGGCCAGCAGGGCGTCCAGCGGGGGCTCAACATGTCCATGTGCCACCCCGGACAGATGTCCTTGCTGGGCAGGACAGGTGTGCCCTCACAGCAGGGCATGGTGCCCCATGGCCTGCACCAGGGGGTCATGGCCCCTCCACAAGGCCTCATGACCCAGCAGAATTTCATGCTGATGAAGCAGCGGGGCGTGGGCGGTGAGGTCTACAGCCAGCCCCCCCACAtgctccctccccagggctctCTCATGGGCCCCCCGCCCCAGCAGAACCTCATGGTGTCCCACCCGCTGCGGCAGCGCAGTGTGTCTCTGGACAGCCAGATGGGCTACCTCCCGGCGCCGGGTGGCATGGCCAACCTGCCCTTCTAG
- the BCL9L gene encoding B-cell CLL/lymphoma 9-like protein isoform X1 produces MRILANKTRLPHPRRREAPGSPPLSPRGHCPPAPAKPMHPENKLTNHGKTGNGGAQSQHQNVNQGPTCNLGSKGVGAGNHGAKANQISPSNSSLKNPQAGVPPFSSLKGKVKRERSVSVDSGEQREAGTPSLDSEAKEVAPRSKRRCVLERKQPYSGDEWCSGPDSEEDDKPIGATHNCNVADPAMAAPQLGPGQAAQLPLSESSAPGPPHGPPPGLRPDAPGGGGGGVPGKPPSQFVYVFTTHLANTAAEAVLQGRADSILAYHQQNVPRAKLDQAPKVPPTPEPLPLSTPSTGTPQSQPPPLPPPPPPAPGSAPPALPSEGPPEDTSQDLTPNSVGAASTGGGTGGTHPNTPTASTANNPLPPGGDPSSAPGPALLGEAPTGNGQRSLVGSEGLSKEQLEHRERSLQTLRDIERLLLRSGETEPFLKGPPGGAGEGGPPAQAPPAPQQPPTAPASGLKKYEEPLQSMISQTQSLGGPPLEHEVPGHPPGGDMGQQMNMMMQRLGQDSLTPEQVAWRKLQEEYYEEKRRKEEQIGLHGGRPLQDMMGMGGVMVRGPPPPYHSKPGDQWPPGMGAQLRGPMDVQDPMQLRGGPPFPGPRFPGNQMQRVSGFGGIQGMPMEVPMNAMQRPVRPGMGWTEDLPPMGGPGNFAQNAVPYPGGQGEAERFMTPRVREELLRHQLLEKRSLGMQRPLGMAGSGMGQGMEVERMMQAHRQMDPAMFPGQIAGGEGLAGTPMGMEFGGGRGLLSPPMGQSGLREVDPPMGPGNLNMNMNVNMNMNMNLNVQMTPQQQMLMSQKMRGPGDMMGPQGLSPEEMARVRAQNSSGMMGGPQKMLMPSQFPSQGQQGFSGGQAPYQAMPQEMGNTQDMFSPDQSSMPMANVGTTRLSHMPLPPASNPPGSVHSAPNRGLGRRPSDLTISINQMGSPGMGHLKSPTLSQVHSPLVTSPSANLKSPQTPSQMVPLPSANPPGPLKSPQVLSSSLSVRSPTGSPSRLKSPSMAVPSPGWVASPKTAMPSPGVPQNKQPPLNMNSSSTLGNVEQSALPPSGPRSSSSAPPANPPSGLMNPSLPFTSSPDPTPSQNPLSLMMSQMSKYAMPSSTPLYHNAIKTIATSDDELLPDRPLLPPPPPPPQGSGPGISNNQPTQMHLNSAAAQSPMGMNLPGQQPLSHDPPPTMLPSPTPLGSNIPLHPNAQGTGGPPQNSMMMAPGGPDSLNAPCGPVPNSSQMLPFPPRLQQPHGAMAPSGGGGGGPGLQQHYPSGMALPPEDLPSQPPGPLPPQQHLMGKSMAGRMGDAYPPGVLPGVASVLNDPELSEVIRPTPTGIPEFDLSRIIPSEKPSSTLQYFPKSENQPPKAQPPNLHLMNLQNMMAEQTPSRPPNLPGQQGVQRGLNMSMCHPGQMSLLGRTGVPSQQGMVPHGLHQGVMAPPQGLMTQQNFMLMKQRGVGGEVYSQPPHMLPPQGSLMGPPPQQNLMVSHPLRQRSVSLDSQMGYLPAPGGMANLPF; encoded by the exons ATGAGGATCCTGGCTAACAAGACAAG GTTACCCCACCCTAGGAGGAGAGAAGCTCCAGGGAGCCCGCCGCTGTCCCCCCGCGGCCActgcccccctgccccagccaAGCCAATGCACCCAGAAAATAAGTTGACCAATCATGGCAAGACAGGGAATGGCGGGGCCCAATCCCAGCACCAGAATGTGAACCAAGGACCCACCTGCAACCTGGGCTCGAAGGGCGTGGGGGCGGGGAACCATGGGGCCAAGGCCAACCAGATATCACCTAGCAACTCAAGTCTGAAGAACCCCCAGGCAGGGGTGCCCCCTTTCAGCTCGCTCAAGGGCAAAGTGAAGAGGGAGCGGAGCGTGTCTGTGGACTCCGGAGAGCAGCGAGAGGCTGGGACACCGTCCCTGGATTCGGAGGCCAAAG AAGTGGCACCCCGGAGTAAGCGGCGTTGTGTGCTGGAGCGGAAGCAGCCATACAGTGGGGACGAATGGTGCTCAGGACCGGACAGCGAGGAGGATGACAAGCCCATTGGGGCCACCCACA ATTGTAATGTAGCAGACCCAGCCATGGCGGCCCCACAGCTGGGTCCTGGCCAAGCCGCCCAACTGCCCCTCAGTGAGAGCAGCGCACCAGGCCCCCCGCACGGGCCCCCGCCAGGCCTCCGGCCCGACGCCCCTGGGGGTGGAGGCGGGGGTGTCCCGGGAAAGCCTCCCTCACAGTTTGTGTATGTCTTCACCACCCACCTGGCCAACAC GGCTGCAGAGGCAGTGCTGCAGGGCCGGGCCGACTCCATCCTCGCCTACCACCAGCAGAACGTGCCCCGTGCCAAGCTGGACCAG GCCCCCAAAGTGCCACCCACCCCAGAACCGCTACCCCTGAGCACGCCATCAACAGGCACCCCTCAGTCCCAGCCTCCTCCACTGCCGCCAccgccacccccagccccaggcagcgcCCCCCCTGCTCTGCCTTCCGAGGGGCCTCCTGAGGACACCAGTCAGGACCTGACACCCAACTCGGTGGGAGCTGCCAGCACGGGTGGTGGCACTGGGGGTACCCACCCTAATACCCCTACAGCTTCCACCGCCAACAACCCGCTGCCTCCTGGAGGAGACCCCAGCAGCGCTCCCGGCCCTGCCCTGCTTGGGGAGGCCCCCACCGGCAATGGGCAGCGGAGCCTGGTGGGCTCAGAGGGCCTGTCCAAGGAGCAGCTGGAACATCGGGAGCGCTCCCTCCAGACGCTTCGAGACATTGAACGGCTGCTGCTGCGCAGCGGGGAGACTGAGCCCTTCCTCAAGGGGCCCCCCGGAGGAGCAGGCGAGGGGGGACCACCAGCAcaagcccctcctgccccccagcaGCCACCCACAGCCCCGGCCAGCGGGCTGAAGAAGTACGAGGAGCCCTTGCAGTCCATGATTTCGCAGACACAGAGCCTCGGGGGCCCCCCGCTGGAGCATGAAGTGCCTGGGCACCCCCCGGGTGGGGACATGGGGCAGCAGATGAACATGATGATGCAGAGGCTGGGCCAGGACAGCTTGACACCTGAGCAGGTGGCTTGGCGCAAGCTGCAGGAAGAGTACTACGAGGAGAAACGGCGGAAGGAGGAGCAGATCGGGCTGCACGGGGGCCGCCCGCTGCAGGACATGATGGGCATGGGGGGCGTGATGGTGAGGGGACCACCGCCTCCCTACCACAGCAAGCCTGGCGATCAGTGGCCCCCAGGGATGGGAGCCCAGCTGCGGGGGCCCATGGATGTCCAAGATCCCATGCAGCTCCGGGGTGGACCACCCTTCCCTGGACCCCGTTTCCCAGGCAACCAGATGCAACGGGTGTCTGGGTTTGGGGGTATACAGGGTATGCCCATGGAGGTGCCCATGAATGCCATGCAGAGGCCTGTGAGGCCGGGTATGGGCTGGACTGAAGACTTGCCCCCTATGGGGGGGCCTGGCAATTTTGCCCAGAATGCGGTGCCCTACCCAGGCGGGCAGGGTGAAGCCGAGCGATTTATGACCCCTCGGGTTCGTGAGGAGCTGCTGCGACACCAGCTGCTGGAGAAGCGGTCGTTGGGCATGCAGCGCCCCCTGGGCATGGCCGGCAGCGGCATGGGGCAGGGCATGGAGGTGGAACGGATGATGCAGGCGCACCGGCAGATGGATCCGGCCATGTTCCCCGGGCAGATAGCTGGCGGCGAGGGCCTGGCGGGCACTCCCATGGGCATGGAGTTTGGTGGAGGTCGGGGCCTCCTGAGTCCCCCCATGGGGCAGTCTGGGCTGAGGGAGGTGGACCCACCCATGGGGCCAGGCAACCTCAACATGAACATGAATGTGAACATGAACATGAACATGAACCTGAATGTGCAGATGACCCCACAGCAGCAGATGCTGATGTCGCAGAAGATGCGGGGCCCCGGGGACATGATGGGGCCGCAGGGCCTCAGTCCCGAGGAGATGGCCCGGGTGCGGGCCCAGAACAGCAGCGGCATGATGGGCGGCCCGCAGAAGATGCTTATGCCCTCACAGTTTCCCAGCCAGGGCCAGCAGGGATTCTCTGGGGGCCAGGCACCCTACCAAGCCATGCCCCAGGAAATGGGTAATACTCAAGACATGTTCAGCCCCGACCAGAGCTCAATGCCCATGGCAAACGTGGGTACCACCCGGCTCAGCCACATGCCCCTGCCTCCTGCGTCCAATCCGCCTGGCTCTGTACATTCAGCCCCAAACCGGGGGCTGGGCAGACGGCCTTCAGACCTCACCATCAGTATTAATCAGATGGGCTCACCGGGCATGGGGCATCTGAAGTCGCCCACCCTTAGCCAGGTACACTCACCCCTGGTCACCTCGCCCTCCGCCAACCTCAAGTCACCCCAGACTCCCTCACAGATGGTGCCCTTGCCTTCGGCCAACCCGCCAGGACCTCTCAAGTCACCCCAGGTCCTCAGCTCCTCTCTCAGCGTCCGTTCGCCCACCGGCTCGCCCAGCAGGCTTAAGTCTCCCTCCATGGCGGTGCCTTCTCCAGGCTGGGTCGCCTCGCCCAAGACAGCCATGCCCAGCCCCGGCGTGCCCCAGAACAAGCAGCCGCCTCTGAACATGAACTCTTCCAGCACCCTGGGCAACGTGGAACAGA GTGCCCTCCCGCCTAGCGGCCCCCGGAGCAGCTCTTCAGCGCCTCCCGCCAACCCTCCCAGCGGCCTCATGAACCCCAGCCTGCCATTCACTTCCTCCCCAGACCCCACGCCTTCCCAGAACCCCCTGTCACTGATGATGTCCCAGATGTCCAAGTACGCCATGCCCAGCTCCACCCCGCTCTACCACAATGCCATCAAGACCATCGCCACCTCAGACGACGAGCTGCTGCCCGATCGGCCCCTGCTccccccgccaccaccaccaccgcagggctctgggccag GGATCAGCAATAACCAGCCCACCCAGATGCACCTGAACTCAGCTGCTGCCCAGAGCCCCATGGGCATGAACCTGCCAGGCCAGCAGCCCCTGTCCCATGACCCCCCACCTACCATgttgccctcccccacccctctgggCTCCAACATTCCACTGCACCCCAATGCACAGGGGACAGGAGGGCCCCCTCAGAACTCAATGATGATGGCTCCAGGGGGCCCAGACTCCCTGAATGCCCCCTGCGGCCCTGTTCCCAACTCCTCCCAGATGCTGCCCTTCCCCCCTCGGCTGCAGCAGCCCCATGGTGCCATGGCCCCtagtgggggcgggggcgggggaccCGGCCTGCAGCAGCACTACCCTTCAGGCATGGCCCTGCCCCCAGAGGACCTGCCCAGCCAGCCACcaggccccctgcccccccagcaGCACCTGATGGGCAAAAGCATGGCCGGCCGCATGGGCGACGCGTACCCCCCAGGCGTGCTCCCCGGGGTGGCGTCAGTGCTGAACGACCCTGAGCTGAGCGAGGTGATCCGGCCCACCCCGACGGGGATCCCTGAGTTCGACTTGTCCAGGATCATCCCCTCGGAGAAGCCAAGCAGCACCCTCCAGTACTTCCCCAAGAGCGAGAACCAGCCCCCCAAGGCCCAGCCCCCCAATCTGCATCTCATGAACCTGCAGAACATGATGGCGGAGCAGACCCCCTCCCGGCCCCCCAACCTCCCGGGCCAGCAGGGCGTCCAGCGGGGGCTCAACATGTCCATGTGCCACCCCGGACAGATGTCCTTGCTGGGCAGGACAGGTGTGCCCTCACAGCAGGGCATGGTGCCCCATGGCCTGCACCAGGGGGTCATGGCCCCTCCACAAGGCCTCATGACCCAGCAGAATTTCATGCTGATGAAGCAGCGGGGCGTGGGCGGTGAGGTCTACAGCCAGCCCCCCCACAtgctccctccccagggctctCTCATGGGCCCCCCGCCCCAGCAGAACCTCATGGTGTCCCACCCGCTGCGGCAGCGCAGTGTGTCTCTGGACAGCCAGATGGGCTACCTCCCGGCGCCGGGTGGCATGGCCAACCTGCCCTTCTAG